A single region of the Myxococcota bacterium genome encodes:
- a CDS encoding molecular chaperone TorD family protein, which yields MKLSLAERAPVYVFAADLLLRELDTERVRWLATPAIASVLDEAAPGCAAWLDAPFSADREREVRSEFARLFLLPGGIPPFASAWLEGEREALGAQLATLVNRALEALGRTPQQAEPWGTLPLDHAALLLDLVARAATDDDARVREVASHLEHEALTPWLGRFAEALGREAICPPYIALGSLLATLHPTIESNGETASA from the coding sequence GTGAAGCTCAGCTTGGCCGAGCGCGCGCCGGTGTACGTTTTTGCAGCAGACCTCTTGCTGCGCGAACTCGACACCGAACGGGTGCGCTGGTTGGCGACGCCCGCCATCGCGAGCGTCCTCGACGAAGCCGCGCCCGGCTGTGCAGCCTGGCTCGACGCGCCCTTCTCCGCGGACCGCGAGCGTGAGGTGCGCAGCGAGTTCGCGCGCTTGTTCCTCTTGCCGGGGGGCATCCCGCCCTTTGCGTCCGCGTGGCTCGAGGGGGAACGGGAAGCGCTCGGCGCCCAGCTCGCCACGCTGGTCAACCGCGCCCTCGAAGCCCTGGGTCGCACGCCGCAGCAGGCCGAACCCTGGGGCACGCTTCCCCTCGACCACGCAGCGCTGCTGCTCGACCTGGTGGCCCGCGCCGCCACCGACGACGACGCCCGCGTGCGCGAGGTCGCGAGCCACCTGGAACACGAGGCACTGACTCCGTGGCTCGGACGCTTCGCGGAGGCCCTCGGACGAGAGGCGATCTGCCCTCCCTACATTGCCCTCGGAAGCCTGCTCGCCACGCTGCACCCCACGATCGAAAGCAACGGGGAGACGGCGTCGGCCTGA